The genome window CAGCTAGTGACTGATAAAAGAAATACTGCAACAGGAGCTGTAAGCATTGCACCGAGAGGCGTTCCTAGCAAACCTAAAGATACCGCAAAGCCTCTTTCTTTTGGTGTCGCCCAGTTTGCTACTGTTTTATTAATAGTTGAGAATGTTGGGCCTTCAAAAAATCCAAATAAAATCCGGATAAATGCAAAACCAAAAAGGGCTGAACCGCCAAATAAAGCGATGCCAATTTCGCCTGCAAAGGCAGTAGCCATAACAAAAATCGACCAACCGATTCCGATGATTATCCAGACAAATTTTGGTCCCTTTTTATCAGCTAATGCACCACCAAACAGTGCTCCAAATAAATATCCATATCCAAAGTAACCTAATACAGCACCCCAAGCGATTGTATTAAAACCAAATTCAGCAATAATTTGCTCAGACGCATATGAAATGGCTCCGCGGTCAATGTAGTTAATGATAACCATCAGAACCATCATGAACAAAATGTTATAACGATAACTATGTTTCATCCGTATAATCCTCCTCAAGTCGACTAGATTTTTTACCGTTCACTTAATCCTCAATAAAAGTCTTTTAATGATTCCTCCTCTCTAATAATTACTACTGCAAGTTTCGTGCCAAAATCCATTCAACTACAATTTTGCCTGGTAGTATTGATAATGTACAAAAATCACTATATGATAATTTTAAAAAACATGCTTTTTTGCACGATTATTATGCAAAAAAGCATGAAAGTTGTGAGGGGAATATAATTGGATATGGAAATGTCTATAGAATCAGCCATCAATTCGTTGCGAACGGGCTATATTATGACAGATAACAGAGGAAATATACAATATATGAATAATAAAGGAGCTGGGCTTCTTCAGGTTGATAAAAATAAAATCATAACAAAATCCATTTTTAGTTTAATTCCGGCCATGAATAAAAATATGCTTTCTGATAAGGCTCATTTTTTTAATGATGTTTATTATTCAGACCGTAAATTCTTCTTCAATTATTCGCCCATTTATTCAGAGAAAAAAAATGAACTGATAGGCGGCTCATTTTTATTTAACGAAGAACACTATTATGAAGTCTTTTTAAAAGAATTAGATGCTTACAAAAATTTAAATAGTGATTTAAAAGCGATATTTGATATATCGTATGATGTTATTTACGTATCGGATGAAAATGGAACCACACTGCGAGTTAGCTCTGCTTGTAAAAAGCTATGGGGGAAAGAGAAAGAGGAATTAATCGGAAAAAACGTATATGAACTTGAAAAGTCCGGAATTTTTAAACCTTCCGTTACAAGACTAGTACTGGAAAGAAAAGAAACCGTCTCTCTTATCCAAGAGACTCAGACAGGAAGACGGTTGATGGTTGTTGGCACTCCTATTAAAGATGAGAACGGGGAAATAACTAGAGTCGTTAACGCTTCTCGAGATATTACAGCTGTAAATCGTCTACAAACAGAATTAAATGAAACCAAACAGTTGATGGAAGGTTACAAAAAAGAACTTGAATATTTACGAAGTAAAACTAGTAAGAATAATGATATTGTATATCAAAGCATTGAAATGGAACGTGTTATTTCGCTTGCCCAAAAAGTAGCAAACGTGGATTCAACAGTATTAATTTTAGGTGAAACTGGTGTTGGTAAAGATGTAATTGCTAATTATATACATCGCTCCAGTGAGCGTACCGATAAACCTTTCATCGCGATAAATTGTGGTGCTATTCCAAAAGATCTGCTTGAATCAGAATTATTCGGGTATGAAAAAGGGGCTTTTACAGGCGCAGCTAAACAAAAACGAGGTTTATTAGAATTAGCGAATAATGGAACTCTATTTCTTGATGAAATTGGTGAGATGCCGCTGACTCTACAAATTAAATTATTACGTTTCCTTCAGGAGCAAAAATTTACTAGAATTGGCGGGATAGAACAAATTAACGTAAATATACGGATTATTACCGCTACAAATCGAGACTTATTTGAAGAAGTAAAAAAAGGCAAATTTCGTGAAGATCTTTATTATCGTTTAAACGTTATTCCAATTAAAATTCCTCCTTTACGAAATCGTAAGGATGATATTTTATCTCTTATTCACCATTTTCTTCATATATTTAACGAAAAATATGCGCGGTCTAAAACATTTTCGATTGGTGTAATCGAATTACTGCAACAATATGATTGGCCTGGTAATATAAGAGAGCTGCAAAACATTATTGAAAGACTAGTCGTTTTAGCTGAAAACGACGTGATAGACAAAGCAGATTTAGATGCGTTTTTAATTCCAGCGGGGCACAGACACTCGGAGAATGTTGTTGTTAATAATATTATTCCTTTAAAAAAATGTATAAAAGCCGCTGAAGAACAGCTGCTCAAATTAGCAAAACAGAGATATAAAACAGCTACTAAAATTGCCGAAGTGCTCGAAGTGAATCAATCAACGATTAGTAGAAAATTAAAAAGCTTAGATAAGTGAGTAAAGTGTGCCCTTTGTAAAGGACATTTTTGAAAAAAACTAGGTAACTTGTTGGAGCTGCTGTCTGTATTTTGCAAGCGGTAGCTTTTTCAAATTCCATTACCCTCGATAGTGATTGTAATAAATCATGTAACGCTTTATTTCCTGTTTCACTTCTTCTAGTGTCTGGCATTCTTTCACGTTCGTCTCATCTTTAAAATGCCCAAAGAAAGATTCTTGTGGGGCGTTATCCCAACAGTTTCCTCGACGCGACATTGATTGCCCTAATCCCATTTTTCTCACAAGTTTTTGGAATTGTGGATTCGTATAATGGAATCCCTGATCTGAATGTATAAAGGCATCTTCTGTTAAATGATGGTGTTTCTTCAATTGATGAAGCGTATTTAAGGCAATGTCGATACTTAATGACGACGACACTTCATACGCTAAAATTTCATTCGTTTCAGCATCTTTAATCGTTGATAAATAAGCGCGTTTACTGCCTCCGTACGTTAAATATGGGATATCCGTTAATAACACTTTTCCTGCGACACCTTGTTTAAAGTTACGTTACAATTTATTTGGACACGTACGATGTTCTTTTGTCACTTTTGCCATACGTCGAGTTGGATTTGCTTTTCGAATTGGGCAAATGATTTTTTTCATGACCATACCTGTCAAAGGCTCTTCTTTTTTATATACTGTAAAAACTTTATTTTTGCCTTCTTCTTTTGCTTCGCTTAATGCATACGCTATTTCCTCAAGCTCAAATTCAGCATCACGTTCTAAATACATTTTTGCTGCAGTAGTCAGTTTCATCTCTCCTTATCAAAATAAGAGCATTCGTTTGACAATATAATAGAACAAATATTCCTATTTTGGCAAGAGAATAATTAAAATATTTTTAGTGTATTTCTAAAATAGTTTGCCTTATGATTAAATCTTCATCAAATATAGCTGTTGTTATTTTTAATTTGCCCTATTGTATGATATAATTCCTTTACTGACTAACCTAAGTAAGTCGATAACCAACCACTATTGAGCTGTAGCGATGCCGTATGCTACAGCTTTTTTGTAATAAAATGTGGACAA of Lysinibacillus agricola contains these proteins:
- a CDS encoding sigma 54-interacting transcriptional regulator, whose translation is MEMSIESAINSLRTGYIMTDNRGNIQYMNNKGAGLLQVDKNKIITKSIFSLIPAMNKNMLSDKAHFFNDVYYSDRKFFFNYSPIYSEKKNELIGGSFLFNEEHYYEVFLKELDAYKNLNSDLKAIFDISYDVIYVSDENGTTLRVSSACKKLWGKEKEELIGKNVYELEKSGIFKPSVTRLVLERKETVSLIQETQTGRRLMVVGTPIKDENGEITRVVNASRDITAVNRLQTELNETKQLMEGYKKELEYLRSKTSKNNDIVYQSIEMERVISLAQKVANVDSTVLILGETGVGKDVIANYIHRSSERTDKPFIAINCGAIPKDLLESELFGYEKGAFTGAAKQKRGLLELANNGTLFLDEIGEMPLTLQIKLLRFLQEQKFTRIGGIEQINVNIRIITATNRDLFEEVKKGKFREDLYYRLNVIPIKIPPLRNRKDDILSLIHHFLHIFNEKYARSKTFSIGVIELLQQYDWPGNIRELQNIIERLVVLAENDVIDKADLDAFLIPAGHRHSENVVVNNIIPLKKCIKAAEEQLLKLAKQRYKTATKIAEVLEVNQSTISRKLKSLDK